The DNA region TCACTTGGTCCTCCTGCTCCAAAGAATACATCACACGCTTCCTCGAGTAAGGCTGAATTCATACTTTATTGTGAAGCCGTGGATCATACAATTGTAACATGATTCCTACAAATTAAGTGAATTGCCAGGGTTGTGAAATCATTGTGGAAATTGGAGTAACTCCAACAAGCAGCGACTCTTCctggaagaaaataaagtggATATGCTGGTGCGGATTTGAATGGAGTCGGTGAaaatttaacaaaacattttttgcattgggtgtggtgtgtgttggaacaaaacaaagttaTAAAGACATTCAGGTGTAGCAAACCGTGACAAACTAAGTTTTAGTAAACTAAGAGCAACAAAGAACATATGTGCAAATATGCTGAACAAGCATGATTAATTTGAAGCCAGAAAAATccagcaaataaataaacaaaagcaaGAGGAGCCCGAGGGAACATAAGAGGGCGGTCACACTCGCACAAGTATCTGAAAGTGTTTGCTTTGACACTCATTATTTTCTCTTGAAAACCGTTTCAATTGTGTATTAAAGAATTTAACAACAGTTAGACCTGGAGCAaatcagaggtcagaggtcagagttcaTGTTTGTTGAACTCCGACCCACCAAACTTCAGCAGGTTTTGCTTTTTAGCAAGTAGTTTTCTCTGATTTTGGTGTTTTCCCATCATCCTATTTGATTTGATACTGGACTAGGACAAGGCAAAGTGCAGTAAACAAGCAAATGGTAAGTGTGTTCACTGGCATGGCAcacatttttatcatttcaaTATTTGTCTTACTGTAAAATTAAATGTTCAAAGCATGGTAATTGCCGCAAGCAAGGATTTCTCTCAAACAAACTCTTCCCTGCTCCTTAAGTCCCTTTCACACAAAGACTTACGTCCATCTGACCAAAGACACTTGAATCAATCGCAAGACTCCACTGATGACGTACTTGAATCAGCAAGTTGTTTACGATTAAGCATTTGTGCCAATGCTATAAATACAAGAACATTGGACTGGGACAAAATCAGCCCCCCGTCCTCCATGTTCCTGAGAACAACAAGAGACGTCTTCCGcacatcctcttcttcttctgttgagtTTTATGTGAATGGTGAAAATCACTTGGAAAGTTATGCCAGTACTTGGAACTTGTGTGAAAGAAGCTTTATTCTGTTGACCTTTCACGTTTTCTCTCTCCACCACCACACCTTGTtcccctttctctttttcatctcTTTCTAAAGGTCACACATTCAATATCacatctttgtttctctgtcttaGTCGTGGCTGGGGTTTCTGTTTGGATGACCGTCCTTCCAAGAGGGACCTGACCACCCCGCTGGCTCGCCTCGGTGTCCGCTACACCACACACCACCAGTGCCAGCTCCAGTATGGCCCAAATGCCACCTTCTGCCATGAGGTCGATGTGAGTATCGTGCAAAATGTCAGAGTTTCTTTAGAAAATAGTCCTTTTGTCATTGTTTGTGGATTATATCTTTCTTTCAGAACATTTGCCAGATTCTTTGGTGTTCAGTGAACGGCTCCTGTCGCTCCAAACTGGACTCGCCTATCGATGGCACTCGCTGTGGACCGGAGAAGGTGGGTGGTGCCAGTTGGCTTTGTCTTGTTAGGGTGTGTATTTCAATTAGCTCGGGGATGGAGATGGTTAGGATATGAGGGTGGTACTGACGCAGAGCCTTGAGTATTTAATGTGTCATATTACTAGTGttatttgtgtcattttctttctcctaCAGTGGTGTATCTCAGGAGAGTGTGTGATTGTGGGTAAACTCCCAGAGACGGTGAATGGAGGCTGGGGACAGTGGACTACCTGGTCTCACTGCACCAGGACCTGCGGGACTGGGGTTCAGTCAGCAGAGAGGGAATGTAATGACCCTAAGTAAGAGCTGACTCTAGATCTGCTGTTGAAATAATTCTTGCACCGTTTTTGTTATTAAACCTGTGTTGAacctgttttcagcctctggcAGGTCTTCCACAGAAGGTGGTTGATTCAAAGTGTGCTACTGaacaaaaaatgcaacaaagacaacaaaaataGTTGAACCAAGGAATTACATTAGCCACCCCAGCCAGGAAAACTCTATTTTTCTCCTGTCATGTCTCGCttcactaaataaaaaataaaacaaagtgtgcTACTGTGTTTTCCACAGACCAGAGTTCGGGGGAAAGTACTGCACCGGGGAAAGGAAACGTTATCGGACCTGTAACACAAAGCCCTGTCAGAAGACAAATCCAACCTTTCGAGAGATGCTGTGCAGTGAGTTCGACACTGTGCCCTACCACAATGAGCTCTACCAGTGGATTCCTGTGTCTAACACATGTAAGTGTTCAGAGCCTCGAGATAGATTAGATaatacagatagacagacacacatattcTCTTTTTATCACAGAAAATCTGAAGCTGCGACTGTGTATGTCACGcagcagggggcagcatttACACTATAAAGCCCTCAGTGATGCAGCGACCCCATCTACTGTATGCTGGCAGCTCCATGCTTCAGTGCAGTAAATGTCCTTGCTGAAGTCAGCACAcattctttttgtgttttgtgtcatCTCTCATATTCAAATCACTATTTAtacttattgttttattatttatgttgttttattgggCTTATGaggtgttttttgttcattAGAATAAAGAGCtccaaaaatgttttgacataATGATGAAACAATTAAAAGTTTGCTTTGTTCCTGATAATTGGGCTTGACATTAGTAGAATCGACATTTCATTGGAATTAAGCTAATTTAAACTCCTGTTTTCCTCAACCTTCAACCATCTTCAGTAAACCCCTGTGAGCTGCACTGTCGACCAATGATTGAGTTTTTCTCGGAGAAGATGCTTGATACCGTGACAGATGGGACACCGTGCTTTATGAACAACAAGTCCAGAAACATCTGTGTCAATGGAGTGTGCAAGGTAGTGTGGCTGGGTAAGAGACTAAAAGAGAGGGGGGATCATAGTGGAGCAGGATAGGAGCTGCAGTGTAACAATAGTATAATGGAGGGAGGAGTTTTTCTGTGCAAACTGCCATCTTATTTGACTCTGTAATGTGTCAGGtggtatgtttatgtgtttctgcgtgtgttttgtctgtagGAGGTAGGCTGTGACTATGGCATTGACTCAAACGCTGTGGAGGATCGTTGCGGAGTCTGTTTAGGCGATGGCACAAGCTGTGAGACGGTCTACAAGTCGTTTGATGAAGGAGAAGGCTTTGGTGAGTTTGATACAATGAATATTTGAGCAGCTGGAAACAAATTGAATTATCCGGACATAAGAATTGATCCAATTATATCCAATTgtaacacaaaacagacaacCTACTAATGAGGATAAGCTTTGATGTACACACCAGAGTGTGAAAAAGCACAGAATTCAAATTTATGTCTACAGGCGGAAAGTCATTTCAGGACAGTTCATTAGCGTTACGCCATTGTTTTGTTCCTTTGTTGTCATGGCAGCCTTCTTgtccacactgtgcagctgtTTGTCCTGCTGTActtggctggtgtgtgtgtgtgtgtgtgtgtgtgtgtgtgtgtgtgtgtgtgtgtgtgtgtgtgtgtgtgtgtgtgtgtgtgtgtgtgtgtgtgtgcctgcaggcCCATGTTTGCATGTCTTTGGCGGATTTGACTCTGCTTGAAAAAATATAACTCGCATGCAGTGTCAACACACGGCAAAGACAGATTAATAGACGAAGAGGctctaaaacattaaaagaacatccctccttccctctctttctctctgtctgtgtgtgtttgccccGCACAGCATCCTTTCCAGATAACCAGCCCAGATGTGTAAGACTTCAAAAGGCTTAGACCAAGGGCAAACCTCCCCCTcctttacacaaacacagaaacacacacaccttcccacAAACATCATTAAACTCCAGAGACCTACTCATAGCTGCTTTCGTCCTCCCCCATCCAGCCCCCCCCAtccacacacaataaaaaacagaGACAGGGCTGTGCCCCCCACGCCGAATACGCACACgtacgctcacacacacacacacacacacacacacgcacacgcacacacacacacacacacacacacacacacacatacacatgccaACCACCCCCACAGACTGAGCCCACCCTCTATTAAAGATCAGAGAGAAACTGTCTGGTAGTCTGGATGTGAGTGTGGCAGCAGCCATGGTGGGCCATCCATTACCTCGCTGTGACTCTGACTCCCCTCTCAACTCTCCCAGGGTACGTGGACGTGGGTGTGATACCTGAGGGGGCGCGGGACATCCTGGTAAAGGAAGTGGCGGAGGCAGGTAACTTCCTGGCTCTGAGGAGCGAGGCAGTGGAGGAATACTTTCTCAACGGCAACTTCATCATCCAGTGGAACGGAGAGTACGAGGCCGGCGGGACGACGTTCTACTACGAACGCAGCGGGAACATGGAGAACCTCACCGCTCCTGGACCCACCAAACAGCCGGTCATGCTGCAGGTaggtttaatgtgtttaaaaggAGTGGAtggcttttttaatttattttttacagtttatATCTTTCAGTATATTAAGATATATAGAAGTAATCAGTAGTTTACATGTTTACCCAGTGTCTGTTGAGGGCGATTTCAGGGATAGAGAAAAAGGACTTCAAGGATAGCCAACCAATGAgatacaaatattaaatgttttccaaaTCATGCTGGAATCAAATTGAcaagaaatgttacatttgtttttatatatgtgtactATTTCATGTATAAATGATGCATAACAATCATGTGGCTGTCCAGTTGCTGTTTCAGGAGAAGAACCTAGGTATAAAGTATGAGTACAccatcaaaaaaaacaaagtgaccGGAAATGAGGTCATCGAACCCATCTACAGGTGGAGGCACGGGGCATGGACAGACTGCAGCACCACCTGTGGCTTAGGTTGGTTGTTTTATTAGACAAGAAGAAATCTCATTCGATACATTTGTGGCAGTTGGATAATTTctgtgacatttttgtttttcggCATTGCCATTTGCTTTCTGACTTCCTGGCTGTTTTAGGTGGGCAGCACCAGCCTGTGCGGTGTTTTGAGATGGACGTGGGTGTAGTGGATGAGTCTCTGTGTGACCCAGTCAGCCGTCTAGAAGACAGACACCGAAAATGCAAGAATATGGATTGTCCTGCAAGGTCCTTACTCTCAATTGTCTTTAACTGTTTTTCAGTCACTGTCAGTGCTAGTATGACCTGAAAACATATTGTAATGAGTTATATAAATACTTCTTGATGATTTATAATATTGGAGAGTCACCAGGCTATAGGTATCTACTGTAGATACCTGTAGAATAGGGCACTCATTTCCCATTTCAATCAGAGTGATACTGCGTTCTCTCCCCTTCGTCCTGGTTTCATTGTAATGACAGCATCagtcatattttcatatttaggCCTGGTTATGGAACATGGTTTGTAGAACatattaaaaaccttttaagTACTGAAAGCTGGCATCAATGGCCTTGGACAGATTTATAGTCTTGTTTACTGATATTTTTGATGACTTCAAATCTGATTAAAATCAAGATTTTGCCAGTTTTATCTTTCATagttgatttgtgtttttgagaatATTTTAGAAGTTTGTTTagaaaaacatgtgtttttaatcaaagcaaGGTACTCAAAAACGCATTATCAGTACCAAAACTCTGGTAATGTATTGGCAATAAtatcaaacatttttaaacgaTACCCAGCCCTGTTCATTGTTGGAAGATGTCAAAGTTGTCTGCTTGCCATGTGCTccccatttatttttagattcatCAAATCACTTCTATCAGCAGTCTCTTTCTTCACCCTCTTTTCATGTCCATCCCCTCTATTCCCCAGGTGGTGGGTGGGTGGCTGGCAGCAGTGTACAGCCACCTGTGGATCAGACGGTGTACGGAAGCGAACAGTTCTCTGTGTTCGGACAGTCTCAGGGGAGGAAAGGGTGCTCCACCCTGCCGAGTGCAAGCATCTCCTTAAACCCAAACCTGTGGTGCCGTGCAACAGAGATGTAGCCTGTGGACTGGACTGGTCTGTCGGCAACTGGGAAGAGGTaggttttattttcttactcttttgttattctgttttattctttctctgTAGCTTTTATATTTCTGACCTTGATCTTACACATCACTGCCTTTTATGAgttaatgtattatttgtgttCTTCCTCATTTGCAGTGCCCCGTCACATGTGGAGGCAGTGTACGCTCACGTACAGTCACTTGTTTAACACCCAAGAAGACCTGCGACCTCTCAACCAAACCTCGGTCCAGATCCCTGTGTGCCCTACAGAGCTGCCCTAACTCAAGTCTTCGTAGACGACCTGGGCCTCCTCCTAAATACCGCCATATCTACCCTCCTAAGAGTCGCCCCACCAGCCATCCTACACCCACACCTACCTGGGCTCCCACAAGCACCACGGCCACATCTGCACCCACAGCTGCTATCACTGTGAGGAAGAAAACAACCACCAAAGAAACTACAACCGCTTTCATCCCGACCACCACATCCCTTTTAACCCCTAAAACCACAATCCCTGAAATCATAGACACAGATGACACTGAGCTCAATGTTCAAGTGAGGAAAAATGAGGATAAGAGAGGGAAAGTTTTCCCATCTAAAGTCAATTCTGCTGAAAAGGACAGAACTGGCGGGGAGAAGGTAGAAGataaggaggagggagaggagggaagtaCGCCAAATGTGGGGATGTATACTCCAGGATATGATTATGTTGTTGAGGAAAGAACAACAGAGGAGGACGGAATTATTGACCTCGATGTTTCCACTTCTACATCCTTCAGACATCCTCTTAAATCAACCACACCAACACTACATATCCCCATCACACCCACTTTACAAACAAGTCCTTCTACCATGCACACAACCAAAGCACACACACCCTACCCCACCCCACACACCAGTACTGAAACCTGGACAAAGACCACTCAACACTATACCTTCTCCAACCCCCACACCACCCCTCGTATCAACCCATACAGCCCCCGGACACACAGGGTTCCCCTCACCACTCCCATGTACCACACAGTCCCATCAAAAGCTGGCTTCCGCACAACACAAGCTCCTTCCACAACTGCAAGAAAACCATTCACCACGGCAGCATCACCCCAGTCTACAGTAAAGATCATTAAATTAAAGAAGCCTGCAGTGACACCTAGGAAAAACAGTTCTTCCAAAGGAAGTGGCTCCAAGAGCCAAAACCAGCGACCAGTAAATCCCATGAGCAGCTCCGTCAGTGACCAAAGCAACCTGATGGCCAGAGTGCCAGTCAGCATGGATATGTTCTGGGTTGTAGGAAACTGGAGCGAGGTGGGTACAGACATTTTATGACCATATTATTCTGCTCTATAAAGAACAATGAACAAAGAACACATGTTCCAACGCATACCATAACTTTTAAAGAAAAGTATAGTATTCATATAAACTGTCACTGCTTACAACTTCATAATGTGGTTTAAGAGCAACAGACAATTGGTTGGTGGATATTAGATAGCGGCACCTTTGGCAAAACGCACTAATTATGGGTGCTTTTGGATCTCACTTCCCAAAGATCAAAGTGTCGTCTGTGTGACTTCAGTTAGTTGTTTTTGAAGTTTCATCTGTAGTCAtcgctcttttctttgtttgtttgttgtctgttcTTTTATAACCGTTTACTCGCAAAGCTAGCAGAGACAAACAGTACGGCACTTCACACACAAGTGAGTTAAAGAGAGAGATTGTTGTGTTAGAGCCGCTTACCCTCTCTGGCTGACAAACCACTGATGATGGAAGACGCTTGTGATTTTTCCCGGGAAATGTCGCCACAGACACCCAGTTTGCAAATACAAGAGCTTCCATCAGTGGACCATAGGTTCAATCAACATTTTGTTACCACATGAGGCGATAGATAGTGActtaacatgtatttaaattaaaaaatttGAGATTATAGGATTAGTGAAAAGGTATTTCCAATGGCTTCTTGGTGGTAGGAAATTGATTTAGAAAAATGGTTACAGGATTTGCTTTTATCAGGCGAATACATGTAAAACCTCAGGAACAGACCTTtaagaattaaaaatgtaatcaggaAATGCTCCTCAGTGTTCAACAACATGTGGGATTGGAGCGATATGGAGGACGGTAGTGTGCAGCTCCCAGAATGATGAGGACTGTGCCAACATGAAGAGACCTGAGCCTGCACGCACATGTCACCTGCAGCCTTGTGCCACCTGGCAAAGCGGCAGCTGGAGCAAGGTGAGTAACGTTACATTTCCGCCATTCACCGAATCCGATATATAAACTTAATACTTAATCATCCGTTACTTTTCCATATTAGGAAATGGGTTTGTTTCTGACGCAGTTCTCACGTGCCATGTATTTCTGAGGCATTTATTGCAACGTGGCGttctccacagtgtccagatgACTGTGCGTTGGTGGGAAGGAGATACCGTGAAGTCCAGTGTGTCGATTCTCAGAGTAAACGTCCCCTCAGACCTTTCCACTGTCAAGCCGTGTCCAGCAGACCCCTCAGCACCTTGACTTGCCCCCACAAGCCCTGTAGGACCTGGAGTTCATCGCCCTGGGGACCGGTAGGAGCATTATACACATCACATCtctatatattacatttatgcATACTATAGCTTTAAAGAGTGGTATCTAGCCAtgcaacaacattttttttttattaatctgaTCTATATGTGAAAGATTTGTGTTTGGTTTACAAGTTATTCATATGGATTTATTCTTTTTACTACTAAACATTTCCACCAAAGGCCAATCTTTTTTGTGAGTCGTAGCCTCTACTATATTACATTGAGGATTTAGGATATATCCCCTGTGTCCTCGCACCCAGCTCCACAAACATATGAATATTGTCACATTCATGTcccatattattattgtaaatgtagGGAGATTAGATTTCTGTTCCAATTAGATACCTCCCTAAATCCTTGTGTTCTCAGTGCTCTGGCAGCTGTGGCGAAGGCGTCAGGGAGCGGTTGGTGTACTGCCCCGAGCCTCATCGCTGTAGCACCACACTGAGGCCAAACAGCACAGAGCTGTGCCGTCTAAAGCCCTGCACTGACTGGAAGGCTGAAGACTGGGAGGAGGTCAGTCACACATGATCGAGGCATTTCTAAATGTTGTTCGCAATAAAAAGAACTAGGCTGGCAGTTGTAATAGTCGTAGAAATGGACCAAATCCCcgctctgtttgtgtgtgactttgCAGTGCTCTGTGAGTTGTGGTGGGGGTCAGCAGCAGCGTGAAGTCAACTGTGTGAGTGAGCAGGATTTGGCCTTAATGCCTAACAGCCTCTGTGAGAAGATTTCCAAAACAGAAACACTCAGGAAGTGCAA from Cottoperca gobio chromosome 9, fCotGob3.1, whole genome shotgun sequence includes:
- the LOC115013857 gene encoding A disintegrin and metalloproteinase with thrombospondin motifs 12-like, with protein sequence MRCLQECPVLFLLHFVFILAAGHKELSESGRLFSLFAEQGQLSQSDLSTVHPVKTTADGEFISHSLAHHFKGGRVRRDLRPLDLEGQVYYKVNYKGRTLMFNLTANNHLVSSDYILERRNGSANRTEHRRSDGNSCHLLGTVEASDVRGTAAISTCKGLRGFFSLPEGHFFIEPVQKSPDDPAGIPEPHIVYPRVTAESQRKKRSLESKETPSPCGVQDAPSDSVQVEREREEWEREHQKGENQAQPRTQRSVSRERWVETMVVADAKLIEYHGSDNVESYIFTIMNMVAGIFHDASIGNAIHVILVRLILLQGEEKGLKIVHHADTTLASFCAWQKNLNPQSDTHPAHHDVAVLVTRKDICAGMNQPCETLGLSHLSGMCQPHRSCNINEDSGLPVAFTIAHEMGHNFGIHHDGQGNDCELEGRHPFIMSRQLMYDSSPLTWSSCSKEYITRFLDRGWGFCLDDRPSKRDLTTPLARLGVRYTTHHQCQLQYGPNATFCHEVDNICQILWCSVNGSCRSKLDSPIDGTRCGPEKWCISGECVIVGKLPETVNGGWGQWTTWSHCTRTCGTGVQSAERECNDPKPEFGGKYCTGERKRYRTCNTKPCQKTNPTFREMLCSEFDTVPYHNELYQWIPVSNTLNPCELHCRPMIEFFSEKMLDTVTDGTPCFMNNKSRNICVNGVCKEVGCDYGIDSNAVEDRCGVCLGDGTSCETVYKSFDEGEGFGYVDVGVIPEGARDILVKEVAEAGNFLALRSEAVEEYFLNGNFIIQWNGEYEAGGTTFYYERSGNMENLTAPGPTKQPVMLQLLFQEKNLGIKYEYTIKKNKVTGNEVIEPIYRWRHGAWTDCSTTCGLGGQHQPVRCFEMDVGVVDESLCDPVSRLEDRHRKCKNMDCPARWWVGGWQQCTATCGSDGVRKRTVLCVRTVSGEERVLHPAECKHLLKPKPVVPCNRDVACGLDWSVGNWEECPVTCGGSVRSRTVTCLTPKKTCDLSTKPRSRSLCALQSCPNSSLRRRPGPPPKYRHIYPPKSRPTSHPTPTPTWAPTSTTATSAPTAAITVRKKTTTKETTTAFIPTTTSLLTPKTTIPEIIDTDDTELNVQVRKNEDKRGKVFPSKVNSAEKDRTGGEKVEDKEEGEEGSTPNVGMYTPGYDYVVEERTTEEDGIIDLDVSTSTSFRHPLKSTTPTLHIPITPTLQTSPSTMHTTKAHTPYPTPHTSTETWTKTTQHYTFSNPHTTPRINPYSPRTHRVPLTTPMYHTVPSKAGFRTTQAPSTTARKPFTTAASPQSTVKIIKLKKPAVTPRKNSSSKGSGSKSQNQRPVNPMSSSVSDQSNLMARVPVSMDMFWVVGNWSECSTTCGIGAIWRTVVCSSQNDEDCANMKRPEPARTCHLQPCATWQSGSWSKCPDDCALVGRRYREVQCVDSQSKRPLRPFHCQAVSSRPLSTLTCPHKPCRTWSSSPWGPCSGSCGEGVRERLVYCPEPHRCSTTLRPNSTELCRLKPCTDWKAEDWEECSVSCGGGQQQREVNCVSEQDLALMPNSLCEKISKTETLRKCNMQECKTNTGPVCRKNTMTSRFCDKLKLLGRCSLRSVQRQCCVTCGS